The following proteins are co-located in the Massilia litorea genome:
- a CDS encoding 2-hydroxyacid dehydrogenase has product MRPEILLLGSGWVAEVDEALERAFVCHRMAQVALAERAAFIERIGQKVRGVYTTGVAGIDGALAARLPALEIVAVHGVGVDAVDFAALAPRGIAVTNTPDVLTEDVADLAVALLLAASRRLPQLDRYVRAGEWEAKVPLRASRSLRGKVAGIVGLGRIGRAVATRLSSFGMAIRYYQRSTADAPYPRSESLLALAAGSDYLVVCAPGGAATRAMIDGAVLEALGPDGTLVNIARGSLVDEAALIAALQDGRLGGAALDVFADEPRVPAALRECENAVLTPHVGSFTVETRTAMGRLALDNLLAHFAGRPLPTPVTGAAA; this is encoded by the coding sequence GTGCGTCCAGAAATACTGTTGCTGGGTTCCGGCTGGGTAGCCGAAGTCGATGAAGCGCTGGAGCGCGCTTTCGTCTGCCACCGCATGGCGCAGGTGGCGCTGGCCGAGCGCGCCGCCTTCATCGAGCGCATCGGGCAGAAGGTGCGCGGCGTCTACACCACCGGTGTCGCCGGCATTGATGGCGCGCTGGCGGCGCGCCTGCCGGCGCTGGAGATCGTCGCCGTGCACGGCGTGGGCGTCGATGCGGTCGATTTCGCTGCGCTGGCGCCGCGCGGCATCGCCGTCACCAACACGCCCGACGTCCTGACCGAGGACGTCGCCGACCTGGCGGTGGCGCTGCTGCTGGCCGCCAGCCGCCGCCTGCCCCAGCTCGACCGCTATGTGCGGGCGGGGGAATGGGAGGCGAAGGTCCCCCTGCGCGCGAGCCGCAGCCTGCGCGGCAAGGTGGCCGGCATCGTCGGCCTCGGACGGATCGGCCGCGCGGTCGCCACGCGCCTGTCAAGCTTCGGCATGGCGATCCGCTACTACCAGCGCAGCACGGCCGATGCGCCCTATCCGCGCAGCGAGTCGCTGCTGGCGCTGGCCGCCGGAAGCGACTACCTGGTCGTGTGCGCACCCGGCGGTGCGGCCACGCGCGCGATGATCGACGGCGCCGTGCTCGAGGCCCTCGGCCCGGACGGCACCCTGGTCAACATCGCCCGCGGCTCGCTGGTCGACGAAGCGGCGCTGATCGCGGCCCTGCAGGACGGGCGCCTCGGCGGCGCCGCGCTCGACGTTTTCGCCGACGAGCCGCGCGTGCCGGCCGCGCTGCGCGAATGCGAGAATGCCGTGCTGACGCCCCACGTCGGCAGTTTTACGGTCGAGACCCGCACGGCGATGGGCCGGCTGGCGCTGGACAACCTGCTCGCGCACTTCGCGGGCAGGCCGCTGCCGACGCCGGTGACGGGCGCTGCGGCTTAG
- a CDS encoding LysR family transcriptional regulator has product MARDNINDMLVFFAVARERSFTRAAAKLGMTQSALSHIVRSLEARLGVRLLSRTTRSVSPTEAGERLLQNVAPRLEEIEAEIAAVSDLGGKPAGTVRITAIDHVIDQVLWPRIAPLLPQYPDLHVEFSADYRIVDIAAERYDIGVRHGDQVDKDMIAVRLTPDVQMRIVGAPAYFAHRPVPASLAELMKHNCINLRLASSGGIYAWELQRAGQDIEARVRGQVVFSNAGHILQGALAGAGLGFLPDELVGEHLRAGRLLSVMEDWCPLWPGLHAYYPSRRNSSRALALVIDAIRHKG; this is encoded by the coding sequence ATGGCGCGCGACAACATCAACGACATGCTGGTCTTCTTCGCCGTCGCCCGCGAGCGCAGCTTCACCCGCGCCGCCGCCAAGCTCGGCATGACGCAATCGGCCCTCAGCCACATCGTCCGTTCGCTGGAGGCGCGCCTCGGCGTGCGCCTCTTGAGCCGCACCACGCGCAGCGTCTCGCCCACCGAAGCGGGCGAGCGCCTGCTGCAGAACGTGGCGCCGCGCCTCGAAGAAATCGAGGCCGAGATCGCGGCCGTCAGCGACCTGGGCGGCAAGCCGGCCGGCACGGTACGCATCACCGCCATCGACCATGTGATCGACCAGGTGCTGTGGCCGCGCATCGCGCCCCTGCTGCCGCAGTACCCCGACCTGCACGTCGAGTTCAGCGCCGATTACCGCATCGTCGACATCGCGGCCGAACGCTACGACATCGGCGTGCGCCACGGCGACCAGGTCGACAAGGACATGATCGCCGTGCGCCTGACGCCCGACGTACAAATGCGCATCGTCGGTGCGCCCGCGTATTTCGCGCACCGTCCGGTGCCGGCTTCGCTGGCCGAGCTCATGAAGCACAACTGCATCAACCTGCGCCTGGCCAGCAGCGGCGGCATCTATGCCTGGGAACTGCAGCGCGCGGGCCAGGACATCGAGGCCCGCGTGCGTGGGCAGGTCGTCTTCTCGAACGCCGGCCACATCCTGCAGGGCGCGCTGGCCGGCGCCGGCCTCGGCTTCCTGCCCGACGAACTGGTCGGCGAGCACTTGCGCGCCGGGCGCCTGCTCAGCGTGATGGAGGACTGGTGCCCGCTGTGGCCGGGCCTGCATGCCTATTACCCGAGCCGGCGCAATTCCTCGCGCGCCCTGGCCCTGGTGATCGACGCGATCCGCCACAAGGGCTGA
- a CDS encoding nucleobase:cation symporter-2 family protein, translated as MTKQAPPATPPLGGSELILGLEDRPRPLIGILAALQHLLAIIVPIVTPGLLICQALGVSARDTNLIVSMSLVISGIATFVQCRRFGPFGAGLLIVQGTSFNFVGPLIAGGSLMVKAGTPVEGVMAAIFGVVVAGSFVEMGVSRILPFVKRMITPLVTGIVVLMIGLTLIKVGLISMGGGFSAMQNGSFANGENLLLSGVVLALIVAINRVPVVWVRSCAIVIALAAGYALAGAMGRLDFTGMHEAPLFQVPRPLHFGLDFSWSLFIPMIVIYLVTSLEAIGDVTATSKISREPVEGPLWMRRIKGGVLLNGANSLLAGVFNTFPSSIFAQNNGVIQLTGIASRHIGVWLALMLVVLGLFPAVAGVIQAVPEPVLGGAAMVMFGAVAAAGINILASIHLDRRALLVIAVSLALGLGVSQVPEFLAHMPHALRNVLESGVATGGICAVLLNWFLPASPEVDTQAGAVHR; from the coding sequence ATGACCAAACAAGCCCCGCCCGCCACGCCGCCCCTGGGCGGTTCGGAACTGATCCTCGGCCTGGAAGACCGGCCCCGTCCCCTGATCGGCATCCTGGCCGCCCTCCAGCACCTGCTGGCGATCATCGTGCCGATCGTGACGCCGGGCCTGCTGATCTGCCAGGCGCTGGGCGTGTCGGCGCGCGACACCAACCTGATCGTCTCGATGTCGCTGGTCATCTCGGGCATCGCCACCTTCGTGCAATGCCGCCGCTTCGGGCCCTTCGGCGCGGGCCTGTTGATCGTGCAGGGCACGAGCTTCAATTTCGTCGGACCCCTGATCGCCGGCGGCAGCCTGATGGTCAAGGCGGGTACGCCGGTCGAAGGCGTGATGGCGGCGATCTTCGGCGTCGTGGTCGCCGGCTCTTTCGTGGAGATGGGCGTCTCGCGCATCCTGCCTTTCGTGAAACGCATGATCACGCCGCTGGTGACCGGCATCGTGGTCCTGATGATCGGCCTCACCCTGATCAAGGTCGGGCTGATCAGCATGGGCGGCGGTTTCAGCGCGATGCAGAACGGCAGCTTCGCCAATGGCGAAAACCTGCTGCTCTCCGGCGTGGTGCTGGCCCTGATCGTGGCGATCAACCGCGTGCCCGTGGTCTGGGTGCGCAGCTGCGCGATCGTCATCGCCCTCGCCGCCGGCTATGCGCTGGCCGGCGCGATGGGCCGGCTCGATTTCACCGGCATGCACGAGGCGCCCCTGTTCCAGGTGCCGCGCCCCCTGCACTTCGGGCTCGATTTTTCCTGGTCGCTGTTCATTCCGATGATCGTGATCTATCTCGTTACCTCGCTCGAGGCGATCGGCGACGTCACGGCGACCAGCAAGATCTCGCGCGAGCCGGTCGAGGGGCCGCTCTGGATGCGGCGCATCAAGGGCGGTGTGCTGCTCAATGGCGCCAATTCCCTGCTGGCCGGCGTCTTCAATACCTTCCCGAGTTCGATCTTCGCCCAGAACAACGGCGTGATCCAGCTGACCGGCATCGCCAGCCGCCACATCGGCGTGTGGCTGGCGCTGATGCTGGTCGTGCTCGGCCTGTTCCCGGCCGTCGCCGGCGTCATCCAGGCAGTGCCGGAACCGGTGCTCGGTGGCGCGGCCATGGTCATGTTCGGCGCCGTCGCCGCGGCCGGCATCAACATCCTGGCCAGCATCCACCTCGACCGGCGCGCCTTGCTCGTGATTGCGGTGTCGCTGGCACTGGGCCTGGGCGTGTCGCAGGTGCCGGAATTCCTGGCCCACATGCCCCATGCACTGCGCAACGTGCTCGAGTCGGGCGTCGCCACCGGCGGCATCTGTGCCGTGCTGCTGAACTGGTTCCTGCCGGCCAGCCCCGAAGTGGACACGCAAGCGGGCGCAGTGCATCGCTAA
- a CDS encoding CHRD domain-containing protein: MKRLALGLSTALLLLCSAAHADIITYQATLNGTNEDPQNNSSGTGQARVTIDDVLGTMTVNASFSGLSAGTTASHIHCCTALPFAGTAGVATSLPTFPAFPLGVTAGTYTETFDFSNLSTWNPAFVNNNGGNVAGAQAAFLAGLASGRAYLNIHTSAFPRGEIRGFLTEVPEPGSLALFGLGAAGLAGLRRRRVTAAAS; this comes from the coding sequence ATGAAACGTCTTGCTCTCGGTTTGTCCACCGCGCTGCTCCTGCTGTGCAGCGCGGCGCATGCGGACATCATCACCTACCAGGCAACCTTGAACGGCACGAATGAAGATCCGCAAAACAATTCGTCCGGCACCGGCCAGGCACGTGTCACCATCGACGACGTGCTCGGCACCATGACCGTGAACGCCAGCTTTTCCGGCCTGAGCGCGGGGACGACCGCCTCGCACATCCATTGCTGCACGGCGCTGCCGTTCGCCGGTACGGCAGGGGTGGCGACCTCGCTGCCGACCTTCCCGGCATTTCCGCTGGGTGTCACCGCGGGTACCTATACCGAAACCTTCGACTTTTCCAACCTGTCGACCTGGAATCCTGCCTTCGTCAACAACAACGGCGGCAACGTGGCCGGCGCCCAGGCGGCCTTCCTGGCGGGACTTGCCTCTGGCCGCGCCTACCTGAACATCCACACGAGCGCCTTCCCGCGCGGCGAAATCCGCGGCTTCCTGACGGAGGTGCCGGAACCGGGCAGCCTGGCGCTGTTCGGCCTGGGCGCGGCCGGCCTGGCCGGGCTGCGCCGCCGGCGCGTGACGGCCGCGGCAAGCTAA
- a CDS encoding (R)-mandelonitrile lyase — protein sequence MELKRAGSQPSVKGPEAWFTGTVRIDPLNAAPLPSRVSCASVTFEPGARSAWHTHPLGQTLIVTAGCGWTQCEGEAKVEIRAGDVIWCPPGHKHWHGATATTAMTHIAVQEALDGVNVVWMEKVGDADYLSALADQPHEH from the coding sequence ATGGAACTCAAACGCGCAGGCTCGCAGCCATCGGTCAAGGGCCCCGAGGCCTGGTTCACCGGCACCGTCCGCATCGACCCGCTCAACGCGGCGCCGCTACCCAGCCGGGTCTCGTGCGCCAGCGTCACCTTCGAACCGGGCGCGCGCTCGGCCTGGCATACGCATCCGCTGGGCCAGACTCTCATCGTCACCGCCGGCTGCGGCTGGACCCAGTGCGAGGGAGAAGCGAAAGTCGAGATCCGCGCCGGCGACGTGATCTGGTGCCCGCCCGGCCACAAGCACTGGCATGGCGCCACCGCGACCACGGCCATGACGCACATCGCGGTCCAGGAAGCGCTGGACGGCGTGAACGTGGTCTGGATGGAGAAGGTCGGCGACGCGGATTACCTGAGCGCGCTGGCGGACCAGCCCCACGAGCACTAA
- the paoA gene encoding aldehyde dehydrogenase iron-sulfur subunit PaoA produces the protein MDDLSDLKLSRRDLLITGAAAATSAAIPAVATAQPGAGAAQPVNPPPSTAKTTLRVNGQRRELTVDTRTTLLDALREHLKLSGTKKGCDQGQCGACTVIVNGRRINSCLSLAIMHDGDEITTIEGLGTPDKLHPMQAAFVKHDGYQCGYCTPGQICSAVSVLDEIRQGIPSHVSADLNVKPLLSVDEIRERMSGNLCRCGAYSNILEAITEVGGVKA, from the coding sequence ATGGACGACTTGAGCGACCTGAAACTGTCGCGGCGCGACTTGCTGATCACCGGCGCCGCCGCCGCCACCAGCGCGGCGATTCCCGCCGTGGCCACCGCCCAGCCCGGGGCCGGGGCAGCCCAGCCGGTGAATCCGCCGCCGAGCACGGCGAAAACCACGCTGCGCGTCAACGGCCAGCGGCGCGAGCTGACGGTCGACACCCGCACGACCCTGCTCGACGCCCTGCGCGAGCACCTGAAACTGTCCGGCACCAAGAAGGGCTGCGACCAGGGCCAGTGCGGCGCCTGTACGGTCATCGTCAACGGCCGCCGCATCAATTCCTGCCTGTCGCTTGCGATCATGCACGACGGCGACGAGATCACCACGATCGAGGGCCTCGGCACGCCGGACAAACTGCACCCGATGCAGGCGGCTTTCGTGAAGCACGACGGCTACCAGTGCGGCTATTGCACGCCGGGGCAGATCTGCTCGGCCGTGTCCGTGCTGGACGAGATCCGCCAAGGCATCCCGAGCCATGTCAGCGCCGACCTCAACGTGAAGCCCTTGCTGAGCGTGGACGAGATCCGCGAGCGCATGAGCGGCAACCTGTGCCGTTGCGGGGCCTACTCCAACATCCTCGAGGCGATCACTGAAGTGGGAGGAGTCAAGGCATGA
- a CDS encoding FAD binding domain-containing protein produces the protein MKAFTYERARTPAEAAAAAERHPGSRFIAGGTNLLDLMKLEIEAPPHLIDVNGLKLDRIEAVEGGGLRIGALVRNTDLASDPRVRRDYAVLARALLAGASAQLRNKATTAGNLLQRTRCPYFYDTNLPCNKRVPGSGCSAIGGYTRNHAIVGQSDACIATHPSDMAVAMQLLDAGVETVRANGSTRVIPIADFYRLPGNTPHIENTLVSGELITSVVLPRPLGGKHFYRKVRDRASYAFALVSVAAVVLPDGSGRVALGGVAHRPWRLPAADAALARGAGAASDTLLAGAKTTSENAYKVPLVRRTLESVLVDAKKG, from the coding sequence ATGAAGGCATTTACCTACGAACGCGCGCGCACACCCGCCGAGGCGGCCGCTGCGGCCGAGCGCCACCCGGGATCGCGCTTCATCGCCGGCGGCACCAACCTGCTCGACCTGATGAAGCTGGAGATCGAGGCGCCGCCGCACCTGATCGACGTCAACGGCCTGAAGCTCGACCGCATCGAAGCAGTCGAGGGCGGCGGGCTGCGCATCGGCGCCCTGGTGCGCAATACCGACCTTGCCAGCGACCCGCGCGTACGGCGCGATTATGCGGTGCTGGCGCGCGCCCTGCTGGCCGGCGCTTCGGCCCAGCTGCGCAACAAGGCGACCACGGCCGGCAACCTGCTGCAGCGCACCCGCTGTCCCTATTTCTACGACACGAACCTGCCGTGCAACAAGCGCGTTCCCGGCAGCGGCTGCTCGGCCATCGGCGGCTACACGCGCAACCACGCGATCGTCGGCCAGAGCGACGCCTGCATCGCCACCCATCCGAGCGACATGGCGGTGGCCATGCAGCTGCTCGACGCCGGCGTGGAGACGGTACGCGCCAACGGCAGCACCCGCGTGATCCCGATCGCCGATTTTTATCGCCTGCCGGGGAATACCCCGCATATCGAAAACACCCTGGTGTCGGGCGAACTGATCACCTCGGTCGTGCTGCCGCGCCCGCTCGGCGGCAAACACTTTTATCGCAAGGTGCGCGACCGGGCCTCGTACGCCTTTGCGCTGGTGTCGGTGGCGGCCGTGGTGCTGCCGGACGGCAGCGGCCGGGTCGCGCTGGGCGGCGTCGCGCATCGACCCTGGCGCCTGCCGGCGGCGGACGCGGCCCTGGCGCGCGGCGCCGGCGCGGCAAGCGACACCCTGCTCGCCGGCGCGAAAACGACGAGCGAAAACGCATACAAAGTCCCGCTGGTCCGGCGCACGCTGGAATCGGTGCTGGTCGACGCAAAGAAAGGCTGA
- the paoC gene encoding aldehyde oxidoreductase molybdenum-binding subunit PaoC yields the protein MKFTTPATTNPIDQLKVIGKPTDRIDGPYKTTGTAPYAYEQHEAAPNPAYGYVIGAAVAKGRIASIDTAAAKRAPGVLAIVTYENAGKIGKGKFNTARLLAGPEVQHYHQAVAVVVAETFEQARAASSLVKVEYVKAKGEYDLKQAKNSAKLPKKEEKPETKTGDFAGAFASAPVKLDATYTTPDQSHAMMEPHASLAVWEGDKLTLWTSNQMIAWSQGDLAKTLGIPKENVRLVSPFIGGGFGGKLFLRSEALMAALGARAAGRPVKIALQRAIMMNNTTHRPATIQRIRIGATREGRITAIAHESTSGDLPGGQPETAVQQTRLLYAGPNRFTQLKLATLDLPEANAMRAPGEAPGMMALEIAIDEMAEKLKMDPVTFRIVNDTTVDPENRARKFSQRRFVECMRQGAERFGWKNRNPEPGKRREGRWLIGMGVASAFRNNMNMKSAARARLEKNGSVTIETDMTDIGTGSYTIIAQTAAEMMGLPIGRVSVLLGDSNFPVSSGSGGQWGGNSSTAGVYAACMKLREMVAARAGLDPATAEFADGAIRLGTRSIPLAQVAQMAPEGVITAEDIMEYGDLEKKTQQSTFGAHFVEVGVDSATGEVRVRRMLAVCAAGRILNPKSARSQVIGAMTMGVGAALMEHLVVDKRIGFFVNHDLAGYEVPVHGDIPHQEVVFLDETDPMSSPMKAKGVGELGICGVAAAVANAIYNATGVRVRDYPITLDKLLPTLPAYV from the coding sequence ATGAAATTCACCACACCCGCCACCACCAACCCGATCGACCAGCTGAAGGTCATCGGCAAGCCCACGGACCGCATCGACGGCCCGTACAAGACCACCGGCACCGCGCCCTATGCCTACGAGCAGCACGAGGCCGCGCCGAACCCGGCCTACGGCTATGTGATCGGCGCCGCCGTCGCCAAGGGCCGCATCGCCTCGATCGACACCGCGGCGGCCAAACGCGCACCCGGCGTGCTGGCCATCGTCACCTACGAAAACGCGGGCAAGATCGGCAAGGGCAAGTTCAACACCGCGCGGCTGCTGGCCGGGCCCGAAGTGCAGCACTACCACCAGGCCGTGGCCGTGGTCGTCGCCGAAACCTTCGAGCAGGCGCGCGCCGCTTCCAGCCTGGTCAAGGTCGAGTACGTGAAGGCAAAGGGCGAATACGACCTGAAGCAGGCGAAGAACAGCGCCAAGCTGCCGAAGAAGGAAGAAAAGCCGGAAACGAAGACCGGCGACTTCGCCGGCGCCTTCGCCAGCGCCCCCGTGAAACTGGACGCCACCTACACCACGCCCGACCAGTCGCACGCGATGATGGAACCGCATGCCTCGCTGGCGGTGTGGGAGGGAGACAAACTGACGCTGTGGACTTCGAACCAGATGATCGCCTGGAGCCAGGGCGACCTGGCCAAGACCCTCGGCATCCCGAAGGAAAACGTGCGCCTGGTCTCGCCCTTCATCGGCGGCGGCTTCGGCGGCAAGCTGTTCCTGCGCTCGGAAGCGCTGATGGCGGCGCTCGGCGCCCGCGCGGCCGGCCGCCCTGTGAAAATCGCCCTGCAACGCGCGATCATGATGAACAACACCACGCACCGCCCGGCGACCATCCAGCGCATCCGCATCGGCGCCACCCGCGAGGGCCGCATCACGGCGATCGCCCACGAAAGCACGTCGGGCGACCTGCCCGGTGGTCAGCCGGAAACGGCGGTCCAGCAGACCCGGCTGCTTTACGCCGGTCCGAACCGCTTTACGCAACTGAAGCTGGCCACCCTCGACCTGCCGGAAGCAAACGCGATGCGCGCTCCGGGCGAGGCGCCGGGCATGATGGCGCTCGAGATCGCGATCGACGAAATGGCGGAAAAGCTCAAAATGGACCCGGTGACCTTCCGCATCGTCAACGACACCACGGTCGACCCGGAGAACCGGGCCCGTAAATTTTCCCAGCGCCGCTTCGTCGAATGCATGCGCCAGGGCGCGGAGCGTTTCGGCTGGAAGAACCGCAATCCCGAGCCCGGCAAGCGGCGCGAAGGCCGCTGGCTGATCGGCATGGGCGTGGCCTCGGCCTTCCGCAACAACATGAACATGAAGTCGGCCGCGCGCGCCCGCCTGGAAAAGAACGGCAGCGTCACCATCGAAACCGACATGACCGATATCGGCACCGGCAGTTATACGATCATTGCCCAGACCGCGGCCGAGATGATGGGCCTGCCGATCGGGCGCGTGTCCGTGCTGCTGGGCGACTCGAATTTCCCGGTGTCGTCCGGATCCGGCGGGCAGTGGGGCGGAAACAGTTCCACCGCGGGCGTGTACGCGGCCTGCATGAAGCTGCGCGAGATGGTGGCCGCCAGGGCCGGCCTCGATCCGGCAACGGCCGAGTTCGCCGATGGGGCGATCCGCCTCGGCACCCGTTCGATTCCGCTGGCGCAGGTGGCGCAGATGGCACCCGAGGGCGTGATCACGGCCGAAGACATCATGGAATACGGCGACCTGGAAAAGAAAACCCAGCAATCGACCTTCGGCGCCCACTTCGTCGAAGTCGGCGTCGATTCCGCGACGGGCGAAGTGCGCGTGCGCCGCATGCTGGCCGTCTGCGCGGCCGGGCGCATCCTGAACCCGAAGTCGGCGCGCAGCCAGGTCATCGGCGCCATGACGATGGGCGTCGGCGCGGCGCTGATGGAACACCTGGTGGTCGACAAGCGCATCGGCTTTTTCGTCAACCACGACCTGGCCGGCTATGAAGTGCCGGTGCACGGCGACATCCCGCACCAGGAAGTCGTCTTCCTCGACGAAACCGATCCCATGAGTTCGCCGATGAAGGCCAAGGGCGTGGGCGAGCTCGGCATCTGCGGCGTGGCGGCGGCGGTGGCGAACGCGATCTACAACGCGACCGGGGTGCGGGTGCGCGATTATCCGATCACGCTCGACAAACTGCTGCCGACCCTGCCGGCTTACGTCTAG
- a CDS encoding universal stress protein — MYKTIVVHVDDSAGMEARLRAAANLANLHGAHLVGSAATGTSWSSYALLVGSMAVTPIEEFDAMCVEARTSLRHFAEAARRLGVESVEERLTEDEHRRALLLQSRYADLVVTSQDTGARTGAYERVRGLPQYVAMHGARPVLVVPQAYGGKPMGEHVVVGWDGSLPAVRAIQAALPLLVRAASVRLALVNVDDESGLHGEEPGADMALYLARHGVPVEVVLEKTNAAPGQALADIAQAGHAGLIVAGAFGHSRYRELVLGGVTRYLVERSPLPVLLAH, encoded by the coding sequence ATGTACAAGACAATCGTGGTGCACGTCGACGACAGCGCGGGGATGGAGGCACGGCTGCGGGCGGCGGCAAACCTGGCGAACCTGCACGGCGCCCACCTGGTCGGCAGCGCGGCGACCGGCACCTCATGGTCCTCGTATGCCTTGCTGGTCGGTTCGATGGCGGTGACGCCGATCGAGGAATTCGATGCCATGTGCGTCGAAGCGCGTACCAGCCTGCGCCACTTCGCCGAAGCGGCGCGCCGGCTGGGCGTGGAATCGGTGGAAGAACGCCTGACCGAGGACGAGCACCGCCGCGCCCTGCTGCTGCAGTCGCGCTACGCCGACCTGGTCGTGACCAGCCAGGACACGGGCGCCAGGACGGGTGCCTACGAACGTGTGCGCGGCCTGCCGCAATACGTGGCCATGCACGGCGCACGGCCGGTGCTGGTCGTGCCGCAGGCCTACGGCGGCAAACCGATGGGCGAGCATGTGGTCGTCGGCTGGGACGGCAGCCTGCCGGCCGTCCGCGCCATCCAGGCTGCCCTGCCCCTGCTGGTGCGCGCGGCATCGGTGCGGCTCGCGCTGGTGAACGTCGACGACGAGTCCGGCCTGCATGGCGAAGAGCCCGGCGCCGACATGGCCCTCTATCTCGCGCGCCATGGCGTGCCGGTCGAGGTCGTGCTCGAGAAGACGAATGCCGCGCCCGGCCAGGCGCTGGCCGACATCGCGCAGGCGGGCCACGCCGGCCTGATCGTGGCCGGCGCCTTCGGGCACAGCCGCTACCGCGAACTGGTGCTGGGCGGCGTCACGCGCTACCTGGTCGAGCGCAGCCCGCTGCCGGTGCTGCTTGCGCATTGA
- a CDS encoding MBL fold metallo-hydrolase, whose translation MRLLTITLVLMAIALVGACALKPAVRTAHVSPQYKGEAFANPTPMREHSLGEQARMWWTAMLAKPEGTSPTHPIPVRSLTRQALLDAPDNTLMRLGHSTVLLKLAGEFYLTDPVFSERASPVQWAGPRRFSAPPIAIEELPPIKAVILSHDHYDHLDHASILALAGKTAHFLAPLGVGKRLVGWGVDAARVREFDWWQGATIAGVRFVATPARHFSGRGLNDRNATLWASWVITTGKLRVFFSGDSGYFDGFRAIGERYGPFDLALVETGAYDKQWPDVHMQPEETLQAALDLKGAWLVPIHNGSFDLALHRWQEPMERIVALAGARGLPLATPLIGEPLAILQPHAGPAWWQDVD comes from the coding sequence ATGCGTCTTCTCACCATCACCCTCGTCCTCATGGCGATCGCCCTGGTCGGCGCCTGCGCGCTCAAGCCGGCGGTGCGCACGGCACATGTCTCTCCGCAATACAAGGGCGAGGCCTTTGCCAATCCGACCCCGATGCGCGAACACAGCCTCGGCGAGCAGGCGCGCATGTGGTGGACGGCGATGCTCGCCAAGCCGGAAGGGACAAGCCCCACGCACCCGATCCCGGTGCGCAGCCTGACCCGGCAGGCCTTGCTGGATGCGCCCGACAATACGCTGATGCGCCTCGGCCATTCGACCGTGCTGCTGAAACTTGCGGGCGAGTTCTACCTCACCGATCCGGTGTTCTCCGAGCGCGCTTCTCCGGTGCAGTGGGCCGGTCCGCGGCGCTTCTCGGCACCGCCGATCGCCATCGAGGAGCTGCCGCCGATCAAGGCCGTGATCCTGTCGCACGACCATTACGACCACCTCGACCACGCCAGCATCCTTGCCCTGGCCGGCAAGACCGCGCATTTCCTGGCGCCCCTCGGCGTGGGCAAGCGCCTGGTCGGCTGGGGCGTCGATGCGGCCAGGGTGCGCGAGTTCGACTGGTGGCAGGGGGCCACGATAGCCGGCGTGCGTTTCGTGGCGACGCCGGCCCGCCATTTTTCCGGGCGCGGCCTGAATGACCGGAATGCGACGCTGTGGGCGTCCTGGGTCATCACGACCGGCAAGCTGCGGGTCTTCTTCAGCGGAGACAGCGGCTATTTCGACGGCTTCAGGGCGATCGGCGAGCGCTACGGCCCCTTCGATCTGGCCCTGGTCGAAACCGGCGCCTACGACAAGCAGTGGCCCGACGTCCACATGCAGCCCGAGGAAACCCTGCAGGCCGCGCTCGACCTGAAGGGCGCCTGGCTGGTGCCGATCCATAACGGCAGCTTCGACCTGGCCCTGCACCGCTGGCAGGAACCGATGGAGCGGATCGTCGCGCTGGCGGGCGCGCGCGGCCTGCCGCTGGCGACGCCGCTGATCGGCGAGCCGCTCGCCATCCTGCAGCCGCACGCCGGCCCGGCCTGGTGGCAGGATGTCGACTAG
- a CDS encoding (R)-mandelonitrile lyase codes for MKPAVLTTIALLAACAAHAQAPAGDIGISRAGTQAPVQGPAANFTGSVRVDPLFTPTEPARAGAAYVTFEPGARSAWHSHPLGQALVVTAGVGRVQRWGGKIEEIRPGDVIRIPPGVKHWHGAVPGTAMTHLAIQETAAGKNVEWMEKVSDEQYGE; via the coding sequence ATGAAGCCTGCCGTCCTGACCACTATCGCCTTGCTGGCCGCCTGCGCGGCACACGCCCAGGCGCCTGCCGGCGACATCGGCATTTCCCGCGCCGGGACGCAAGCCCCGGTGCAGGGGCCAGCGGCCAATTTCACCGGCAGCGTGCGCGTCGACCCGCTGTTCACGCCGACCGAACCGGCCCGCGCCGGTGCCGCCTACGTCACTTTCGAACCCGGCGCGCGTTCGGCCTGGCACAGCCATCCGCTGGGCCAGGCCCTGGTTGTCACCGCCGGCGTCGGCCGCGTGCAGCGCTGGGGCGGGAAGATCGAGGAAATCCGTCCCGGCGACGTGATCCGGATCCCGCCCGGCGTCAAGCACTGGCATGGCGCGGTACCAGGGACCGCGATGACCCATCTCGCGATCCAGGAGACGGCCGCCGGCAAGAATGTCGAATGGATGGAAAAAGTCAGCGACGAGCAGTACGGCGAATAA